In Streptomyces hawaiiensis, one genomic interval encodes:
- a CDS encoding NAD(P)/FAD-dependent oxidoreductase, with amino-acid sequence MKFTPYWLDTAPQGPDRSRTDIGGRVDVAIIGAGLTGLSAALHLARKGASVHVFEKDTVGFGASGRNGGMATTGMSIGFRSAISRYGFDTAKAYLMAYHDAVDTLETLVTDESIDCDFARTGKLNLASKPAHFDGLRKTHEIMSGRLGLETRLIAQSELHTEVGSDRYHGAMVESRSAGLHVGKFTKGLAEAAARLSVTIHEQAPVEKIDRLGGTKHRLVTPRGTVEADQVLVATSGYTSRPFRWHQVRIAPVGSFIIVTEPLGEDVCDMLLPNRRMASTSLNLLNYFRITPDHRLLFGGRARFAGSDQQSDAKSGRILHKAMTEVFPQLSKTRVDYCWGGLVDMSMDRMVHAGEQDGLFYSLGYSGHGVQMATHMGKQMAEYMNGTPTANLWRDLPFKRIPGHFGPPWFLPFAGGFYKFMDVIK; translated from the coding sequence ATGAAGTTCACCCCCTACTGGCTCGACACCGCCCCCCAGGGACCGGACCGGTCCAGGACAGACATCGGCGGGCGCGTCGACGTGGCGATCATCGGCGCCGGCCTGACCGGCCTGTCGGCGGCACTGCACCTGGCCCGGAAGGGTGCGAGCGTGCACGTCTTCGAGAAGGACACGGTCGGCTTCGGGGCATCGGGCCGCAACGGCGGCATGGCCACCACAGGAATGTCGATCGGCTTCCGGTCCGCGATCTCCCGCTACGGCTTCGACACCGCCAAGGCCTATCTGATGGCCTACCACGACGCGGTCGACACTCTCGAAACCCTCGTCACGGACGAGAGCATCGACTGCGACTTCGCCCGCACGGGCAAGCTGAACCTGGCGTCCAAGCCGGCCCACTTCGACGGTCTGCGCAAGACCCACGAGATCATGTCCGGCCGTCTCGGGCTCGAGACCCGCCTGATTGCGCAGAGCGAACTCCACACCGAGGTCGGCTCCGACCGCTACCACGGCGCCATGGTCGAGTCCAGGAGCGCGGGGCTGCACGTCGGCAAGTTCACCAAGGGCCTCGCCGAGGCCGCCGCGCGGCTCAGCGTCACCATCCACGAGCAGGCACCGGTCGAGAAGATCGACAGGCTGGGCGGCACGAAGCACCGGCTGGTCACCCCGCGCGGCACCGTCGAGGCCGACCAGGTGCTCGTGGCGACCAGCGGCTACACGAGCAGGCCGTTCCGCTGGCACCAGGTCAGGATCGCGCCCGTCGGCAGTTTCATCATCGTGACCGAACCGCTGGGCGAGGACGTCTGCGACATGCTCCTGCCGAACCGGCGGATGGCATCGACGTCCCTGAACCTGCTCAACTACTTCCGGATCACTCCGGACCACCGACTGCTGTTCGGCGGCCGCGCCCGGTTCGCCGGGTCCGACCAGCAGTCGGACGCGAAGAGCGGACGCATCCTGCACAAGGCGATGACCGAGGTCTTCCCGCAGCTCTCGAAGACGCGCGTCGACTACTGCTGGGGCGGGCTGGTCGACATGAGCATGGACCGGATGGTGCACGCCGGCGAACAGGACGGACTGTTCTACTCGCTCGGCTACTCCGGCCACGGCGTCCAGATGGCGACCCACATGGGCAAGCAGATGGCCGAGTACATGAACGGGACACCGACCGCCAACCTCTGGCGCGACCTGCCCTTCAAGCGGATCCCCGGCCACTTCGGCCCGCCCTGGTTCCTGCCCTTCGCCGGCGGGTTCTACAAGTTCATGGACGTCATCAAGTAA
- a CDS encoding ROK family transcriptional regulator, translated as MTSNPTPRDYNKASVLDVLLSHAPLTRNQLIELTGLSKATVSRAVEELRADGFVVDGGMDEVTGRGRRSTYLDLPGTTGHVAGISFGAQTTGVLVTDLRGREVHHLAVPTADHQEVEDAARWLVDLIAQAAESAQGPLRQIVAAVPGRVRGGTEIFGPAESMKIFEGSGLHRAIEDLVDAPVVLDSDANAALLGILTNDATISNAALFSVSTILNFASCTEHELARGNTPAFGDIGVLSSGAENEILDELLSTRGLFRFARKRGLELERVEDLWLESHPEAPRAEVLEAFTTAIVTAVSVVAVTLDPESVYFVGRLRPLVDEVLPEVRVRLDRSLPAVPEIRPVQHLIGLSTAQGAVYACLTIAQERLRDAVLGARRQNQPAEQSAPAF; from the coding sequence GTGACCTCTAACCCCACTCCCCGCGACTACAACAAGGCGTCGGTCCTCGACGTGCTCCTCTCCCACGCGCCCCTGACCCGGAACCAGCTGATCGAGCTGACGGGCCTGAGCAAGGCCACGGTGTCCAGAGCGGTGGAGGAGCTCCGAGCCGACGGCTTCGTCGTCGACGGCGGAATGGACGAGGTCACCGGCCGCGGCCGCCGGTCCACCTATCTGGATTTGCCGGGCACGACCGGGCATGTCGCCGGCATCAGCTTCGGAGCGCAGACCACCGGTGTGCTGGTGACCGACCTCAGGGGCCGCGAGGTGCACCACCTGGCTGTTCCCACCGCCGACCACCAGGAGGTCGAGGACGCCGCACGATGGCTGGTCGACCTGATCGCCCAGGCCGCCGAATCCGCGCAGGGCCCGCTGCGTCAGATCGTCGCCGCGGTTCCCGGCCGGGTCCGGGGCGGCACGGAGATCTTCGGCCCCGCGGAGTCGATGAAGATTTTCGAGGGCTCCGGCCTCCATCGGGCCATCGAGGACCTGGTCGACGCCCCCGTGGTTCTCGACAGCGATGCCAACGCGGCCCTGCTCGGGATCCTCACGAACGACGCCACCATCTCCAATGCCGCGCTGTTCAGCGTCAGCACCATACTCAACTTCGCCAGTTGCACGGAGCACGAGCTCGCCCGTGGGAACACGCCCGCTTTCGGCGACATCGGTGTGCTGTCCTCCGGGGCCGAGAACGAGATCCTCGACGAGCTGCTGAGCACCAGGGGCCTCTTCCGGTTCGCGCGCAAGCGGGGGCTCGAGCTCGAGCGCGTCGAGGACCTCTGGCTGGAGTCGCACCCCGAGGCTCCGCGTGCCGAGGTGCTCGAGGCGTTCACCACGGCGATCGTGACCGCTGTCAGCGTCGTCGCAGTGACGCTGGACCCCGAGTCGGTCTACTTCGTGGGCCGCCTGCGTCCGCTCGTCGACGAGGTGCTCCCGGAGGTGCGCGTCCGGCTCGACCGGAGCCTGCCGGCCGTCCCCGAGATCAGACCGGTGCAGCACCTGATCGGTCTGTCCACGGCACAGGGGGCGGTGTACGCCTGCCTGACGATCGCTCAGGAGCGGCTGCGGGACGCCGTACTCGGGGCACGGCGCCAGAACCAGCCCGCCGAGCAGTCCGCGCCGGCCTTCTGA
- a CDS encoding saccharopine dehydrogenase family protein, with protein sequence MGPGQTVTVFGAYGHTGRFVVAELRGRGFVPVLSGRDEVKLKALAASYPGLEVRPASVDDANSLDRALDGAAAVVNCAGPFATTAAPVIEAALRTGIPYVDVAAEIEANADTFAHFADRARTTGAVIVPAMAFFGGLGDLLATAAMGDWTTADEAHVAYALNGWQPTEGTRAAGAVSRQRRGGARVVFRNGRLDYRHDDATTLQWPFPEPLGPRAVIGEFTMADVVTIPSHLSVPDVRTYMTAEAARDVSAPGTPAPAAVDDQGRSAQTFLVDVVVRCGGTERRAAARGQDIYAVTAPLAVEAVHRIVTGRTRTVGVASAGEIFDAADFLRALSSHLSVELLR encoded by the coding sequence ATGGGACCGGGTCAGACGGTGACGGTGTTCGGCGCGTACGGGCACACCGGCCGGTTCGTGGTGGCGGAGCTGCGGGGTCGGGGGTTCGTCCCGGTTCTCTCCGGCCGTGACGAGGTCAAGCTGAAGGCGCTGGCGGCGTCGTACCCCGGGCTTGAGGTCCGGCCGGCCTCGGTCGACGATGCGAACTCGCTCGACCGCGCGCTGGACGGGGCGGCGGCGGTGGTCAACTGTGCCGGGCCGTTCGCGACGACGGCCGCTCCCGTGATCGAGGCGGCCCTGCGCACCGGCATCCCGTACGTCGATGTGGCAGCCGAGATCGAGGCGAACGCCGACACGTTCGCGCACTTCGCGGACCGCGCCCGCACCACGGGAGCGGTCATCGTCCCGGCGATGGCCTTTTTCGGCGGACTCGGTGATCTGTTGGCCACCGCAGCGATGGGCGACTGGACCACGGCCGACGAGGCGCACGTCGCGTACGCGCTGAACGGTTGGCAGCCCACGGAAGGGACACGGGCGGCGGGCGCCGTCTCCCGGCAGCGGCGGGGCGGCGCGCGCGTCGTGTTCCGCAACGGTCGGCTGGACTACCGCCACGACGACGCGACGACCCTCCAGTGGCCCTTCCCCGAGCCGTTGGGCCCCCGGGCGGTCATCGGGGAGTTCACAATGGCGGACGTCGTCACCATCCCCAGCCACCTGTCCGTTCCCGACGTGCGCACCTACATGACAGCCGAGGCGGCCCGGGACGTGTCGGCCCCCGGCACACCGGCGCCGGCCGCGGTCGACGACCAGGGACGGTCCGCCCAGACCTTCCTCGTCGACGTGGTCGTGCGCTGCGGCGGCACCGAGCGGCGCGCCGCGGCGAGGGGGCAGGACATCTACGCCGTCACGGCGCCCCTCGCGGTGGAGGCAGTGCACCGCATCGTCACCGGGCGGACACGGACGGTCGGCGTCGCCTCCGCCGGCGAGATCTTCGACGCGGCCGACTTCCTCCGCGCGCTGTCCTCGCACCTCTCCGTGGAGCTGCTTCGGTAG
- a CDS encoding helix-turn-helix domain-containing protein, whose translation MNTVALAATDGMLHFELSLAHEVFAAAPAGVTGPWYDLTVCGPAAVHIGRFRLEPDAGLDRLRQAGTVIVPGWADIDEDPPAGLVDAVREAHEAGARVVSLCTGAFVLAAAGLLDGRRATTHWAHTEALAARHPRVEVDPDVLYVDNGSVLTSAGKAAALDLCLHLVRLDRGSSVANAVARRLVVPPHRAGGQAQFVTAPVPDQDDHSLAALFPWIIERLDRPLTVEDLARRAGMSSRHLGRTFRAVTGTTPLQWLLTQRIRHAQELLEKTDDSVDTIATATGMGTATTLRRHFNRTVGVPPDAYRRTFRSRTR comes from the coding sequence ATGAATACTGTCGCGCTGGCCGCCACCGACGGGATGCTGCACTTCGAACTGTCCCTGGCGCACGAGGTGTTCGCCGCCGCCCCGGCCGGGGTGACAGGCCCCTGGTACGACCTCACCGTCTGCGGACCGGCCGCCGTGCACATCGGCCGGTTCCGGCTGGAGCCCGACGCCGGGCTCGACCGGCTCCGGCAGGCCGGCACGGTGATCGTCCCCGGCTGGGCCGACATCGACGAGGACCCGCCCGCCGGCCTGGTCGACGCCGTGCGCGAGGCCCACGAGGCCGGCGCTCGCGTGGTCTCCCTGTGCACGGGCGCGTTCGTCCTGGCCGCGGCAGGGCTTCTCGACGGACGGCGCGCCACCACGCACTGGGCGCACACCGAGGCTCTGGCCGCCCGTCATCCCCGCGTGGAGGTCGATCCGGACGTGCTCTACGTGGACAACGGCAGCGTGCTCACCTCCGCCGGCAAGGCCGCCGCGCTGGACCTGTGCCTGCACCTCGTCCGCCTCGACCGGGGCTCGTCGGTCGCCAACGCCGTCGCCCGCCGCCTGGTCGTACCACCGCACCGGGCGGGCGGACAGGCCCAGTTCGTCACCGCTCCGGTGCCCGACCAGGACGATCACTCGCTCGCCGCCCTGTTCCCCTGGATCATCGAACGGCTCGACCGGCCGCTGACCGTGGAGGACCTGGCCCGCCGGGCGGGGATGAGCTCCCGGCACCTGGGCCGAACCTTCAGAGCGGTGACCGGTACGACTCCTCTGCAGTGGCTGCTGACCCAGCGGATCCGGCACGCCCAGGAACTGCTGGAGAAGACCGACGACAGTGTCGACACCATCGCGACGGCCACCGGCATGGGGACCGCCACGACGCTGCGCCGCCACTTCAACCGCACGGTCGGCGTGCCCCCGGACGCTTACCGCAGGACGTTCCGCTCGCGGACGCGCTGA
- a CDS encoding maltokinase N-terminal cap-like domain-containing protein, whose translation MAVIHDTTLEPSKLELLASWLPSRPWYRGGAAGPEPAKAGGFRLDDPRGEVGIEFIVVTDASGPQPTTYLVPLTYRGAPLEGAEHALVGTMEHGVLGRRWAYDGCHDAVLVDQLVALIEGRAQAQDQNISDAPAREVIASCTGAGALSTDFTVTDDQDGTALTTPQGTTLRLHRALRPAPDGARGAFAVVHSGSDSRA comes from the coding sequence ATGGCCGTCATCCACGACACCACCCTGGAGCCGAGCAAGCTGGAACTGCTCGCGTCCTGGCTGCCCTCCCGGCCGTGGTACCGCGGTGGCGCGGCCGGGCCGGAGCCGGCGAAGGCCGGCGGCTTCCGGCTCGACGATCCGCGAGGCGAGGTGGGGATCGAGTTCATCGTGGTCACCGACGCCTCCGGCCCTCAGCCAACCACGTACCTGGTGCCTCTCACCTATCGCGGTGCCCCGCTCGAAGGGGCGGAGCACGCCCTCGTCGGCACGATGGAGCACGGTGTGCTGGGGCGGCGCTGGGCCTATGACGGCTGCCATGACGCCGTGCTGGTCGACCAGTTGGTGGCCCTGATCGAAGGGCGGGCGCAGGCCCAGGACCAGAACATCAGCGATGCCCCCGCTCGCGAGGTCATCGCCTCCTGCACCGGTGCGGGCGCCCTCTCCACGGACTTCACCGTCACCGACGACCAGGACGGCACCGCACTGACCACGCCGCAGGGCACGACCCTCCGCCTGCACCGGGCCCTGCGGCCCGCCCCGGACGGTGCCCGGGGAGCGTTCGCCGTTGTGCACAGCGGCAGCGACAGTCGGGCGTAG
- a CDS encoding dihydrofolate reductase family protein, with amino-acid sequence MTTPAGRVICDITISADGYAAGLNQTEERPFGDDGGDGSGGLLHAWMFDTPDENRAEIDRLNTAGAFIMGRNMFGPVRGEWDRRWNGWWGGDPPFHAPVFVLTHHPREPQSMDGGTTYHFVTDGITSALAQACAAAGDGDVTVLGGATTINQYLAAGLIDELRLHIVPLTLGAGTRLFEGVPPLKLEQVTSRPASRVTHVTYHVLP; translated from the coding sequence ATGACCACACCGGCGGGCAGAGTGATCTGCGACATCACGATCTCGGCCGACGGGTACGCGGCCGGACTGAACCAGACCGAGGAACGCCCGTTCGGAGACGACGGCGGCGACGGATCGGGCGGCCTGCTGCACGCCTGGATGTTCGACACACCCGACGAGAACCGGGCCGAGATCGACCGGCTGAACACGGCCGGTGCGTTCATCATGGGGCGCAACATGTTCGGCCCCGTGCGGGGCGAGTGGGATCGGCGGTGGAACGGCTGGTGGGGCGGCGATCCGCCGTTCCACGCGCCGGTGTTCGTGCTCACCCACCACCCCCGTGAGCCGCAGTCGATGGACGGCGGCACCACGTACCACTTCGTCACCGACGGCATCACGTCGGCCCTGGCACAGGCGTGCGCGGCGGCCGGCGACGGCGATGTCACCGTCCTCGGCGGCGCGACCACCATCAACCAGTACCTCGCCGCCGGCCTGATCGACGAGCTGCGGCTGCACATCGTGCCGCTCACGCTCGGCGCCGGCACGCGGCTGTTCGAGGGCGTCCCGCCGCTGAAACTGGAGCAGGTGACGTCGCGGCCGGCGAGCCGGGTCACGCACGTCACCTACCACGTGCTGCCCTGA
- a CDS encoding SigE family RNA polymerase sigma factor, with protein MPVPEPGVEALTPAPADPAELEREAGLAGLFELHYASMLRLAVLLGADDPENVVAEAYYQIYRKWRRLRDTEAAEAYLRSTVCNLTRMRIRHLQVARKHVENPPEETVVSAESAALLRDDQRVLIDALQQLPARQREALVLRHWLGLKEGEIAAAMGISSGSVKTHTARGLAALTQVMEARR; from the coding sequence ATACCGGTGCCGGAGCCCGGCGTCGAGGCGCTGACGCCCGCGCCGGCCGACCCGGCGGAGCTGGAGCGCGAGGCCGGACTGGCGGGGCTCTTCGAGCTGCACTACGCGTCGATGCTGCGCCTGGCCGTGCTGCTGGGCGCGGACGACCCGGAGAACGTGGTGGCCGAGGCGTACTACCAGATCTACCGGAAGTGGCGGCGTCTGAGGGACACCGAGGCGGCGGAGGCGTATCTGCGCTCCACGGTGTGCAATCTGACCCGAATGCGGATCCGGCACCTCCAGGTCGCCCGCAAGCACGTGGAGAACCCGCCCGAGGAGACCGTCGTCTCCGCGGAGAGCGCGGCGCTGCTCCGTGACGACCAGCGCGTTTTGATCGACGCGCTGCAGCAACTGCCGGCCCGGCAGCGCGAGGCGCTCGTGCTGCGGCACTGGCTCGGACTGAAGGAGGGCGAGATCGCGGCCGCGATGGGCATCTCCTCCGGTTCGGTGAAGACGCACACCGCACGCGGTCTCGCCGCGCTGACCCAGGTGATGGAGGCCCGGCGATGA
- a CDS encoding sodium:solute symporter family protein — translation MADGTMTATFLAVIGGASLLAVTARRLRPSDRLPSLEGWALADRSLGPVWTWFLLGGTIYTAYTFTAVPGLAYGNGAAAFFAVPYTVIVCPLAFVLLGRLWTVARAHGYITAADFIRGRYGSPPLALVVALTGILATMPYLALQLLGIRAVLTAGGVYPRGAAGDLVMVALFAGLAVATYRHGLRAPTVISALKAVAVFVSLTAVTWLVLERLGGPGPVFDGAARRLGGSALLLTPAQQPAYATLALGSALALLMYPHVLTAGFAADGPRTLRKVSVALPAWTGLLALFGVLGFAALAAGVRAPEGGAEAAVPMLVDRLMPGPLAGLVFGAITVGALVPAAVMSIAAATSFVRNVYVEYVHPTATPKRQVRIAKAVSLIAKAGAVAFVFGLRDQDAINLQLLGGVWILQIFPAVAVGLFTGRLHPRALLAGWGAGMAAGTYLVVRGGFSSIVGLGSGPLEIYAGLAALLLNLIVAVAGTAVLERLGVPRGADLTDLPSRLTVRRRPETGANQQ, via the coding sequence ATGGCCGACGGCACCATGACCGCGACGTTCCTCGCCGTGATCGGCGGCGCGTCGCTGCTCGCCGTCACCGCGCGGCGCCTGCGGCCCAGTGACCGGCTGCCGTCCCTGGAGGGCTGGGCACTGGCCGACCGCAGCCTGGGCCCGGTGTGGACCTGGTTCCTGCTGGGCGGCACGATCTACACCGCGTACACCTTCACCGCCGTTCCTGGTCTGGCGTACGGCAACGGCGCCGCCGCCTTCTTCGCCGTGCCGTACACGGTGATCGTCTGCCCCCTCGCCTTCGTGCTGCTCGGCCGCCTGTGGACCGTGGCCCGCGCGCACGGCTACATCACCGCCGCCGACTTCATCCGCGGCCGGTACGGCTCGCCGCCACTCGCCCTGGTCGTCGCGCTGACCGGGATCCTCGCGACCATGCCCTACCTGGCGCTCCAACTGCTCGGCATACGGGCCGTGCTGACGGCCGGCGGGGTGTATCCGCGCGGTGCGGCCGGGGACCTGGTGATGGTGGCGCTGTTCGCGGGGCTCGCCGTGGCCACGTACCGGCACGGGCTGCGGGCCCCCACCGTCATCTCGGCGCTGAAGGCGGTGGCCGTCTTCGTGTCGCTCACCGCGGTCACCTGGCTGGTCCTGGAGCGGCTCGGGGGGCCGGGCCCCGTCTTCGACGGAGCGGCCCGGCGGCTCGGCGGCTCCGCGCTGCTGCTGACCCCGGCCCAGCAGCCCGCCTACGCCACCCTCGCGCTCGGCTCCGCGCTCGCCCTGCTGATGTACCCGCACGTGCTGACGGCGGGGTTCGCCGCCGACGGACCGCGCACCCTGCGCAAGGTGTCGGTGGCGCTGCCCGCCTGGACTGGACTGCTCGCGCTCTTCGGCGTCCTCGGCTTCGCGGCGCTCGCCGCCGGGGTGCGGGCGCCCGAGGGCGGGGCCGAGGCCGCCGTGCCGATGCTGGTCGACCGGCTGATGCCGGGCCCGCTGGCCGGGCTGGTGTTCGGCGCGATCACCGTCGGGGCGCTGGTCCCGGCGGCGGTGATGTCGATCGCGGCCGCCACCAGCTTCGTCCGCAACGTGTACGTCGAGTACGTGCATCCGACGGCCACGCCCAAGCGGCAGGTCCGCATCGCCAAGGCCGTCTCGCTCATCGCGAAGGCGGGGGCGGTCGCGTTCGTCTTCGGGCTGCGCGACCAGGACGCGATCAACCTCCAGCTGCTCGGCGGGGTCTGGATCCTGCAGATCTTCCCGGCCGTCGCCGTCGGTCTGTTCACCGGGCGGCTGCATCCGCGGGCGCTGCTCGCCGGGTGGGGCGCGGGCATGGCGGCCGGGACGTACCTGGTCGTCCGCGGAGGGTTCTCGTCCATCGTGGGCCTCGGTTCCGGGCCGCTGGAGATCTACGCCGGTCTCGCCGCTCTGCTGCTCAACCTGATCGTCGCGGTGGCCGGCACCGCCGTACTCGAACGTCTCGGTGTCCCGCGCGGCGCCGACCTGACCGACCTGCCGTCCCGCCTGACCGTCAGGCGGCGTCCGGAGACGGGAGCGAACCAGCAGTGA
- a CDS encoding carbon starvation CstA family protein: MPTSALPETGLPAPEKSRKSRRSALLWTAVALLGAVAWGVLALARGERISAVWLVIAALGSYAIAYRFYARFVARRVLQPDDRRATPAERLEDGVDFQPTDRRVLLGHHFAAIAGAGPLVGPVLAAQMGYLPGTLWIVAGVIFAGAVQDMVVLFLSMRRDGKSLGQMAREEIGRAGGVAALVAVFAIMIILLGVLALVVVNALAHSPWGTFSVAMTVPIALFMGFWMHRIRPGRVVETSLIGVALLLLAIVGGGWVQNSSLAGTFTLSPTTLVFCLIGYGFVASVLPVWLLLAPRDYLSTFMKIGTITLLAVGVIVAAPVLRADAVSDFATSGAGPVFAGSLFPFLFITIACGALSGFHALVSSGTTPKLIQKESQVRLIGYGAMLMESFVAIMALIAAATLEPGLYYAMNAPAGLLGPTAESASHAVAGLGFTITPDQLTQAAKAVEEHTLIARTGGAPTLAVGMSEIFSVVFGGSAMKAFWYHFAIMFEALFILTTVDAGTRVGRFMLQDMLGNVFKPLGRVNWKPGIWLCSGLVVAAWGYFLHTGATDPLGGINQLFPLFGIANQLLAAIALAVCTTVLVKSGRLRWAWVTGLPLAWVTAITFTAGWQKIFSADPKIGFFAQRAHYADALDAGQILAPAKTTADMHTVVTNSTVDGVLIALFLLLVAVVIGNAAVVCVRAIRSATPLPTTETPYVESRIDAPGQSAEPLTGARS, translated from the coding sequence ATGCCTACGTCCGCCCTGCCCGAAACCGGACTGCCAGCGCCCGAAAAGTCGCGTAAATCACGTCGGTCCGCCCTGCTGTGGACCGCCGTCGCCCTGCTCGGCGCCGTCGCCTGGGGCGTCCTCGCGCTGGCCCGGGGTGAGCGGATCTCCGCGGTCTGGCTGGTGATCGCGGCGCTCGGGTCGTACGCCATCGCCTACCGCTTCTATGCCCGGTTCGTCGCCCGTCGGGTGCTCCAGCCGGACGACCGCCGGGCCACGCCCGCCGAACGCCTGGAGGACGGCGTCGACTTTCAGCCGACCGACCGCCGGGTGCTGCTCGGCCACCACTTCGCCGCGATCGCCGGCGCCGGGCCGCTGGTGGGGCCGGTGCTCGCCGCGCAGATGGGATATCTGCCGGGCACGCTGTGGATCGTGGCCGGGGTGATCTTCGCCGGGGCGGTGCAGGACATGGTGGTGCTGTTCCTGTCGATGCGCCGGGACGGCAAGTCGCTGGGGCAGATGGCCCGCGAGGAGATCGGCCGGGCGGGCGGGGTGGCCGCCCTGGTCGCGGTGTTCGCCATCATGATCATCCTGCTGGGTGTGCTCGCCCTGGTGGTCGTGAACGCTCTGGCCCACTCCCCGTGGGGCACCTTCTCCGTCGCGATGACCGTCCCCATCGCCCTCTTCATGGGCTTCTGGATGCACCGCATCCGTCCCGGCAGGGTCGTCGAGACCAGTCTGATCGGCGTGGCGCTGCTGCTCCTGGCGATCGTCGGCGGCGGCTGGGTGCAGAACTCCTCCCTGGCCGGCACGTTCACCCTCAGCCCCACCACCCTCGTCTTCTGCCTGATCGGCTACGGCTTCGTCGCCTCCGTCCTGCCGGTGTGGCTGCTGCTTGCCCCGCGCGACTACCTCTCCACCTTCATGAAGATCGGCACGATCACCCTGCTCGCGGTCGGCGTGATCGTGGCCGCGCCCGTACTCAGGGCGGACGCGGTGAGCGACTTCGCGACGTCGGGAGCGGGCCCGGTCTTCGCGGGGTCGTTGTTCCCCTTCCTCTTCATCACGATCGCCTGCGGCGCCCTGTCCGGCTTCCACGCCCTGGTCTCCTCCGGAACGACCCCGAAGCTGATCCAGAAGGAGTCCCAGGTCCGGCTGATCGGCTACGGCGCCATGCTGATGGAGTCGTTCGTCGCGATCATGGCGCTGATCGCCGCGGCGACCCTGGAGCCGGGCCTGTACTACGCGATGAACGCCCCGGCGGGTCTGCTCGGCCCGACGGCCGAATCCGCCTCCCACGCGGTGGCGGGCCTCGGCTTCACCATCACCCCCGACCAGCTCACCCAGGCCGCGAAGGCGGTCGAGGAGCACACCCTGATCGCCCGCACCGGCGGCGCCCCGACCCTGGCCGTCGGCATGTCGGAGATCTTCTCCGTAGTCTTCGGCGGGTCGGCCATGAAGGCCTTCTGGTACCACTTCGCGATCATGTTCGAGGCGCTGTTCATCCTGACCACGGTGGACGCCGGCACGCGCGTCGGCCGCTTCATGCTCCAGGACATGCTCGGCAACGTCTTCAAGCCGCTCGGCCGGGTCAACTGGAAGCCCGGCATCTGGCTGTGCAGCGGCCTGGTCGTCGCCGCCTGGGGCTACTTCCTCCACACCGGCGCCACCGACCCCCTCGGCGGAATCAACCAGCTCTTCCCGCTCTTCGGCATCGCCAACCAGCTGCTCGCCGCCATCGCCCTCGCCGTCTGCACCACCGTCCTCGTCAAGTCCGGGCGGCTGCGCTGGGCCTGGGTCACCGGCCTCCCCCTGGCCTGGGTCACCGCGATCACCTTCACCGCCGGCTGGCAGAAGATCTTCTCCGCCGACCCGAAGATCGGCTTCTTCGCCCAACGGGCCCACTACGCCGACGCCCTGGACGCCGGTCAGATCCTCGCCCCCGCCAAGACGACCGCCGACATGCACACGGTGGTCACCAACTCCACCGTCGACGGCGTCCTCATCGCCCTCTTCCTGCTCCTGGTCGCCGTGGTGATCGGCAACGCGGCGGTGGTCTGCGTGCGCGCGATACGGTCCGCGACGCCGCTGCCGACCACCGAGACCCCGTACGTCGAGTCCCGCATCGACGCACCCGGCCAGAGCGCCGAGCCACTGACCGGAGCCCGCTCGTGA
- a CDS encoding CstA-like transporter-associated (seleno)protein has protein sequence MRIRRWVRAVRWYLRELTGEAEYDRHCERHRRHHPLAPVPTRREYQVLRTRHQEARTHSRCC, from the coding sequence GTGAGGATCCGGCGCTGGGTGCGGGCCGTGCGCTGGTATCTGCGCGAGCTGACCGGAGAGGCCGAGTACGACCGCCACTGCGAGCGGCACCGGCGCCACCACCCGCTGGCCCCGGTGCCGACCCGCCGCGAATACCAGGTGCTGCGCACCCGGCACCAGGAGGCCCGCACCCACAGCCGCTGCTGCTGA